One segment of Candidatus Nanopelagicales bacterium DNA contains the following:
- a CDS encoding WYL domain-containing protein, producing MSTSGPRLSRLMTMVPWLMTHDGVTIQEAADHFGISTDQCEKDLWLLVVCGLPGHMPDQLVDIQFWDDGRIHVIDPQTLDRPLRLSGDEVMSLLVALRLLAQVPGAHDRDVLYGLIHRLEQHLEHGAVGSVLIDSGVRTDVLLTIERALASEAMVELVYASGTDDALTARSVQPIGVRVDSGFTYLEAYCVQAEGVRTFRLDRIVEAKVGAPVSLPDELISASQSSANVAEVEIRESGRWVLDLVQVDAVSQGPDGNFHGEIQYRDPDWLVRIVLSAGGYLQVITPPQIRAQVAAAAAAALSAYS from the coding sequence ATGAGCACATCTGGTCCTCGCTTGTCGCGCCTTATGACCATGGTCCCTTGGTTGATGACACACGATGGAGTGACGATTCAAGAGGCTGCCGATCACTTTGGAATTTCTACCGATCAATGCGAAAAAGATCTGTGGCTTCTAGTGGTCTGCGGATTACCTGGGCATATGCCTGACCAATTGGTGGATATTCAATTTTGGGACGATGGCCGTATTCATGTCATTGACCCGCAGACCCTCGATCGCCCGCTTCGACTTTCAGGCGATGAAGTGATGTCATTGTTGGTTGCTTTACGGCTGTTGGCTCAAGTGCCTGGCGCACATGATCGTGATGTGCTCTACGGGCTGATCCATCGACTCGAGCAGCATCTTGAGCACGGTGCGGTCGGCTCAGTACTGATTGACAGCGGAGTGCGAACCGATGTTTTACTCACCATCGAGCGAGCACTTGCATCAGAAGCAATGGTTGAGCTTGTTTATGCCAGTGGCACCGATGATGCGCTCACGGCTCGCAGTGTTCAACCCATAGGGGTACGAGTTGATTCCGGGTTTACCTATCTAGAGGCCTACTGTGTGCAAGCCGAAGGTGTGCGAACCTTTCGTCTCGATCGTATTGTTGAGGCAAAGGTAGGCGCGCCTGTCTCGTTACCGGATGAATTGATCAGCGCATCGCAATCATCAGCCAATGTTGCTGAGGTTGAGATTCGTGAGTCAGGGCGTTGGGTTCTAGATTTGGTGCAGGTTGATGCCGTCTCCCAGGGCCCAGATGGCAATTTCCATGGGGAAATCCAGTACCGCGACCCAGACTGGCTCGTTCGCATAGTGCTGTCTGCTGGGGGCTACCTGCAGGTGATTACTCCGCCACAGATTCGCGCTCAGGTGGCCGCTGCAGCTGCGGCCGCACTCTCCGCGTACTCTTAA
- a CDS encoding WYL domain-containing protein, translating to MARIDRTERLLNVVFCLLGAARPVSRSEIRRLVAGYGADASDAAFERMFERDKDELRGMGIPVETVVDVNGEVEGYLIRRQNATSDLEFNADELALLALAAAVSQEAILEASATTALRKIETISGDAPDLLNQVSMRLGATDAALLPLMTALREQCVVSFAYQGRNDAQSEKRIVDPWGVIAHDGSWYFVGHDHDRGARRTFRISRIQGTVTVTARPIETARPRDLNLVDVVRGETPEVRSTARVVIAAGHGAALRIGNNCDDSPFDEVELLVSAVTDELLVSQICAAGTGVRVIEPIHIRNRVMQVLREIADLHGAIS from the coding sequence TTGGCTCGAATTGATCGCACTGAGCGACTGCTCAATGTGGTGTTCTGCCTCCTAGGCGCAGCTCGTCCTGTTTCACGGTCAGAAATTCGAAGGCTGGTAGCGGGATACGGTGCTGACGCGTCTGATGCAGCCTTTGAACGCATGTTCGAGCGGGATAAAGATGAGTTGCGGGGGATGGGAATCCCGGTCGAAACCGTTGTTGATGTCAACGGTGAGGTAGAGGGTTACCTCATACGCAGACAAAATGCGACATCGGATCTTGAATTCAATGCTGATGAACTTGCGCTACTTGCATTGGCAGCAGCGGTGAGTCAGGAAGCCATCCTTGAAGCTTCAGCAACAACTGCACTTCGAAAAATCGAAACCATTAGCGGCGATGCACCCGATCTTTTGAATCAAGTGAGCATGCGGTTAGGGGCTACAGATGCCGCTCTGCTGCCGCTCATGACCGCATTACGCGAACAATGTGTCGTGTCATTTGCGTATCAAGGGCGAAACGACGCCCAATCGGAAAAGCGAATTGTTGATCCCTGGGGAGTAATTGCCCATGACGGATCCTGGTATTTCGTAGGCCACGATCATGATCGCGGTGCGCGCCGCACTTTTCGAATTTCACGAATTCAGGGCACGGTTACCGTCACTGCAAGGCCCATAGAAACCGCTCGTCCTCGCGACCTGAATTTAGTAGATGTCGTTCGAGGTGAAACACCTGAAGTGCGCAGCACCGCACGTGTTGTCATTGCAGCTGGCCACGGCGCAGCATTGCGAATCGGTAACAATTGCGATGATTCACCCTTCGATGAAGTTGAACTTCTCGTGAGTGCGGTCACTGATGAGCTTTTGGTATCGCAGATCTGTGCTGCTGGTACAGGAGTACGGGTGATTGAGCCGATACACATTCGTAACCGTGTTATGCAAGTACTTCGTGAAATAGCAGATTTGCACGGTGCGATCTCATGA
- a CDS encoding FKBP-type peptidyl-prolyl cis-trans isomerase, with amino-acid sequence MSQKPEIDFIEGPAPTTLVITDLIVGDGAQAVPGGRVEVHYLGVDFDNGEEFDSSWNRGESITFPLNGLIAGWQEGIPGMKVGGRRQLVIPPALAYGESGGHRLAGRTLVFIIDLLNVG; translated from the coding sequence ATGTCGCAAAAGCCAGAAATTGATTTCATTGAGGGCCCGGCCCCAACAACCCTCGTCATCACAGATCTCATCGTTGGTGACGGTGCGCAGGCTGTTCCAGGTGGCCGTGTAGAAGTTCACTATCTCGGCGTTGATTTTGACAATGGTGAGGAATTTGATTCGTCGTGGAATCGAGGTGAATCCATCACATTTCCGCTCAATGGTTTGATCGCAGGTTGGCAAGAAGGCATCCCAGGCATGAAAGTTGGTGGCCGTCGCCAACTCGTGATCCCTCCTGCACTTGCATATGGTGAATCAGGCGGTCACCGTCTGGCTGGTCGAACACTGGTTTTCATTATTGATCTTTTGAACGTCGGCTAA
- a CDS encoding FKBP-type peptidyl-prolyl cis-trans isomerase — protein sequence MRRILLSVIPVTLLAACSSADTGASGVDQVSSPAISSSSYVTSDCAVVGGAPVSSATAPTSGVSVDGVTVQVGQSPMITIAPALAPATQVVSKTLVAGKGAAITGTETLTFDYCGVGLVTQKQFDSSWANGAPITYGLDSLIPGWGIGMPGMKVGEERLLILPGSQSYGPNPPSPDILPDESLAFVVKLISFQK from the coding sequence ATGCGTCGAATTCTTCTCTCTGTCATTCCCGTAACCTTGTTGGCTGCGTGTTCCAGTGCTGACACTGGTGCATCAGGCGTCGACCAAGTCAGTTCACCAGCGATTAGCAGTAGTTCATATGTCACCAGCGATTGCGCTGTTGTTGGCGGAGCGCCTGTCAGTTCGGCCACAGCGCCAACTTCCGGTGTGAGCGTTGACGGCGTGACCGTGCAGGTGGGTCAAAGCCCGATGATCACCATCGCCCCCGCGTTGGCTCCAGCAACCCAGGTTGTGTCAAAAACCTTGGTGGCTGGAAAAGGTGCTGCGATCACGGGTACCGAAACATTGACTTTTGATTATTGCGGTGTGGGTTTAGTGACCCAGAAGCAATTTGATTCTTCATGGGCAAACGGTGCGCCCATCACCTATGGCCTTGACAGTCTCATTCCAGGCTGGGGCATTGGGATGCCCGGAATGAAGGTCGGTGAAGAACGGTTACTGATTTTGCCAGGGAGCCAGTCTTATGGTCCTAATCCACCGAGCCCAGATATTTTGCCTGATGAATCCTTGGCATTCGTTGTAAAACTCATCTCATTTCAGAAATAG
- the pafA gene encoding Pup--protein ligase — MHRRIFGIETEYGVSCTFQGQRRLSPDEVARYLFRRVVSWGRSSNVFLGNGSRLYLDVGSHPEYATPECDSVHQLLLHDRAGDRILEGLVEDGQARLAAEGIQGEIYLFKNNTDTGGNSYGCHENYLVERHGDFGRLADRLIPMLITRQILTGAGKVLQTPRGAIYAMSQRADHIWEGTSSATTRSRPIINTRDEPHADADLYRRLHVIVGDSNMSETTIMLKVGMIDLLLRTLEGGGVMKDMTMENPIRAIREISHDHTGGAKVRLTSGRTLTALEIQQEYFDRVSSFADKRGLYEDPIHARVLELWQRGLTALATDNLSLIDEDIDWVIKKKLLERYMSKHNLDLASARIAQLDLAYHDVSRKRGLFYLLENKGMATRLTTDLEVFKAKSVPPQSTRAKLRGDFVRAATAKHRDFTVDWVNFKLNDQTQRSVVCKDPFTCVDERVERLIEQL, encoded by the coding sequence GTGCATCGGCGAATCTTCGGTATCGAGACCGAATATGGCGTGAGTTGCACCTTTCAGGGTCAGCGTCGTTTGAGTCCAGACGAAGTGGCACGTTATTTGTTTCGTCGTGTCGTTTCCTGGGGACGCAGCAGCAATGTGTTCTTGGGTAACGGCTCGCGCTTGTACCTCGACGTTGGTAGCCACCCAGAATATGCAACACCGGAATGTGACAGCGTTCATCAGTTACTTCTTCATGATCGAGCAGGGGACCGGATCTTGGAGGGCCTGGTTGAAGACGGTCAAGCTCGATTGGCTGCTGAAGGCATACAGGGCGAGATCTACCTCTTTAAAAATAACACCGACACAGGCGGCAACAGTTATGGCTGTCATGAAAATTACCTGGTCGAGCGCCATGGTGACTTTGGAAGGCTCGCAGATCGCCTGATACCGATGTTAATAACTCGACAGATACTCACAGGAGCAGGAAAGGTTCTACAAACACCCCGAGGCGCAATTTATGCAATGAGTCAACGTGCGGATCACATATGGGAAGGGACATCGAGCGCAACCACTCGATCTAGACCAATCATCAACACGCGCGATGAACCTCATGCAGACGCCGATTTGTATCGACGCTTGCACGTCATCGTTGGGGATTCCAATATGAGCGAAACCACCATCATGTTGAAGGTAGGAATGATTGATCTCTTACTTCGCACGCTCGAAGGTGGGGGTGTTATGAAAGACATGACCATGGAGAACCCGATCCGGGCGATTCGTGAAATCAGCCACGATCACACTGGTGGAGCCAAGGTTCGGCTTACTTCGGGAAGAACCCTCACCGCCTTGGAAATTCAGCAGGAATACTTTGACCGGGTGAGTTCATTCGCGGACAAGCGAGGCCTGTATGAGGATCCAATCCATGCGCGGGTTCTTGAGTTATGGCAACGAGGCTTAACAGCGTTGGCTACTGACAACCTGAGTTTGATTGATGAAGACATTGACTGGGTCATCAAGAAGAAATTACTCGAACGCTATATGTCTAAGCACAACTTGGACCTAGCATCCGCGCGAATTGCACAGCTCGATCTGGCCTATCACGATGTATCGAGAAAGCGTGGGTTGTTTTATCTATTGGAGAACAAAGGCATGGCAACACGCTTGACAACCGACCTGGAGGTCTTCAAAGCTAAATCCGTGCCCCCTCAAAGTACCCGGGCTAAATTGAGAGGGGATTTTGTTCGGGCCGCCACCGCCAAGCACAGGGACTTCACCGTTGATTGGGTTAATTTCAAGCTGAACGACCAGACCCAGCGCTCGGTTGTCTGTAAAGATCCATTCACATGCGTCGATGAGCGAGTAGAACGACTCATCGAACAGCTGTAG
- the prcA gene encoding proteasome subunit alpha, whose protein sequence is MSTPFYVAPEQLIKDKADYARKGIARGRSVIVLEYTDGVLFVAENTSRALHKISEIYDRIGFAAVGKYNEFENLRVAGVRLADMRGYAYDRRDVNGRSLANAYAQTLGTIFTDQPKPFEVEIVVAEVGTTSADDQLYRLTFDGSVADERGYVAMGGQAEAMSTALATRWHEGMDLKSSLDLAVSLLGEFGAETPRAIEPAQLEVAVLDRHRPRRTFMRITGSKLNELLS, encoded by the coding sequence ATGAGCACTCCTTTCTATGTTGCACCAGAACAACTGATAAAAGATAAAGCTGACTACGCACGCAAAGGCATCGCTCGTGGTCGCAGTGTGATCGTCCTTGAATACACCGATGGTGTGCTTTTTGTTGCTGAGAATACGTCGCGTGCACTGCATAAAATCAGTGAAATTTATGACCGCATTGGGTTTGCGGCCGTGGGCAAGTACAACGAGTTCGAGAATCTCAGAGTTGCTGGGGTTCGGTTAGCAGATATGCGTGGTTACGCATATGACCGTCGGGATGTTAACGGTCGAAGCCTGGCTAACGCATACGCACAAACGCTGGGCACGATTTTCACGGATCAGCCCAAGCCTTTTGAAGTTGAAATCGTTGTTGCAGAAGTTGGCACCACATCTGCCGATGATCAGTTGTATCGACTCACCTTTGATGGGTCGGTTGCAGATGAACGAGGATACGTTGCGATGGGTGGTCAGGCCGAAGCTATGAGTACTGCCCTTGCTACTCGTTGGCACGAGGGGATGGATCTGAAGTCCTCGCTTGATTTGGCAGTGAGTCTGTTGGGTGAATTCGGAGCAGAAACACCACGTGCCATAGAACCTGCTCAGCTTGAAGTAGCGGTGCTTGACCGTCATCGGCCTCGCCGCACCTTTATGCGTATCACTGGCAGCAAGCTCAACGAACTCTTGTCTTAG